Part of the Phycisphaerae bacterium RAS1 genome, AGCCCGTCGCGATAGCATTCGAGTGTGTACCGAGTGCCAAGAACGCGACGGCTTGAGCGCGCTGGCTCGGCGGTCGGAGGGGCCGAGTGAGACCCGATGCACTGGCCGCGCTCTCGCCGGCGAAAATAAACCTCACGCTGCACGTCGCCGGCCGGCGCCCTGACGGGTTTCATGAGATCGAGTCGCTGGTCGCCGTGCTGAACTGGGGCGACAATCTGTCTGTCGCACAGCGCGACGACGGTCGAATCACGCTTGAGTGCGACGATCCGGCGGCGCCCGGGGATGCATCGAACCTGGCGGTGCGGGCGGCGCTCGCCCTGCGCGATGCGGTCGAGCTTCAATCGGGGTTCAACCCGTCGTTTGGCGCGACGGGTTCGGACAGACCGAACCCGCTGGGTGCGCACATCGCGATTCGCAAGCGAATCCCCCTCGGCGCCGGACTCGGCGGCGGCAGCTCAAACGCCGCGACCACGCTCAACCTCCTGAATCGCCTCTGGAATCTCCGATTGCCCGTCGAGCGGCTCGCATCCATCGCGGCGGCGGTCGGCTCGGATGTACCGCTGTTTCTTCACGGCGGCATGTGCATCCTGCGCGGCCGGGGCGAGATCATCGAGCCGGTGGCGACGCCGGCAGGGGGGTACGTCCTTCTGATTCTGCCGCCGCTGACGTGCTCGACGCCGGCGGTGTACCGGCGGTGGGACGAGCTGAATGAGAGCTGTGCGCGGCCGCCTGCCGCGGAGGTCCTGACGCAGATCGCGCGCGACGGTCTGGCGCAAGCGGCGTTGTTCAACGACCTCGAACCGGCGGCGATGAGTGTTTGCCCGGAGCTGGCAGAGCTGAGGGGCGCGCTTCGCGATCGCTGCGGACTGAACGTGCATATGACCGGCTCAGGGGCTTGCTTTTTCTGCCTCTTCGCGGGGAGCGATTCGGCCGCCGAGGCGGCGCGGCGGGTGCGCGATTGTCAGAACGCCGTGAGGACCGTCCCTGTGGCGATTGGTTGATGCACGGTTTCCGAGCCGCGACCGTGACTTTCCGAGCCGCATCATGACTTTCCGAGCCGCATCATGACTTTCCGAGCCGCGACCGTGACTTTCCGAGCCGCGACCGTGAGGGAGCGGAGACTTGGAAACCGCTTGCTTACGCGCGCGGCTCGGATCTCGCGCGGGTCGGATATCGACGGCCGGCACGGGGGCCGGGCGCTACCGGTTCGCCAGCGATGTCGCGACGTTTTCGGGGTCGATGCCCCAGTCTTCGTGATTCTGCGGCTCACCGCGCAACGCGATCGCGTGCGTGCCGAGCGGTCGCCATTTCTCCGCCGCCGTGGGGCCGAAGAGCGTCAGCGTCCGAGTCCCAAGCAGCGCCGCCAAGTGAGACGGGCCGGAGTCATTGCCGAGCAGCGCGGCCGCGGCGGAGAGGACGGCGGCGAGAACGTTCGGCGCAGGCTCGACCAGCGTCGCGAACTCGCTTGAGAGCGCGTCGTGCGTTGCGGCGGGCCAGCGCTCCATTTCCGCCGGGCCGAGCACGAAAACCGGCGTTCGTCCGGCGGCGCGCAGCGCACGGCCGACGGCGATGAAGTTCTCCAGGGGCCAGCACTTCGTGACGCCGCCGCTGCCGGGGTGAATCAGGATCACCGGCGTCGTGTCGATGGTCGCTGCGAGTTCGGATTGACACGTGGCGGCCAGGACTAGCGCTCCGTTCTGCTGCAAGCGCGCCGACGGGTGGATCAGCAGTTGCGTCCGGCGATAGGCGCACTTGCCGATCAGCAATCCCTGCCGCTCGAGGTCGTTGCGCCACTGGTCCGTGATGTGTCCGTTCCAATCGCGGCGAGGCGGCGGGTCGAAACTGAAGAGCGACGCGGGCGAGAGCGAGGCCAGCCGGGCGTGGACGGGCGAGTCCGGCCCACTCAAGGCGCTCAACACATTTCGACCGGCGACCAGCTCCGCCAACCGCGGCGGCGGCGGGCGCGTGTCGTCTGAATGCAGCCAGTGCGTGCCGGCCGTTTCGAGCGATGTGCGGAAGATCGCCGGGTTGCAGTCGGACAGATCGCCCGGGTCGGCCCGCGAGGCGACGGTGATCCGGCCGAGCCGCCGCACGTCGCCGATTTGCAGTGCCACGTGCAGCGTCAGCACGAGGTCGCCGAGGGCGCCGGCGTGCAGGAGGGTCCATGAAGGCGCTTGGGCAATCACCGCCGCGAATGGTACCCGCGGCGTCGCCGGAATCGGCGGCCGCGGCGTTGACGCTGGACCCTGTTTGTGGTGCATTCCGCGATATGTCCAAATCGGTGCAGGGCAAAGTTGAATCCGACGGCACGGGCCTGATCGCGCTGGATCCCTGGCTCGAGCCCTACGCCGACGCGTTGCGCCGCCGCTACGCCCGATTCACCGCGAAAGTGGCGGAGATTCTCCGGCATGACGGCTCGCTGGCGCATTTCGCGCGCGGCCATGAGCACTTCGGCTTCAACCGCGGCGTGCGCGACGGCTGCCCGGGCGTCTGGTACCGCGAGTGGGCCCCGGCCGCCAGCGGGCTGGCGCTGATCGGCGATTTCAACGGCTGGGACCGGCGAGGCAGCCCGCTGTCGCGCGACGAATTCGGCGTCTGGAGCGTGTTTCTGCCGGATGACGAGTATGCCGCGCGCCTGGTTCACGAGAGCCGCGTCAAGGTTCATGTTGAGAGCGCCGCCGGGCCGATGGACCGCATTCCGGCGTACATCCGCCGCGTGGCGTATGACAGCACGGGCGCGCATTTTGCGGGGCAGTACTGGCAGCCGCCGCGTCCGTACGAGTGGCGCTGCGCCGCTCCGCCGCCGATGAGCGCGCCGCGCATCTACGAAGCGCACGTCGGCATGGCGTTGGAAGAGCAGCGCGTGGGCAGCTATCGAGAGTTCGAGCAGCACATCCTGCCGCGGATCGCGGACGCCGGCTACAACGCGGTGCAGCTCATGGCGATTCAGGAGCACCCGTACTATGCGTCGTTCGGGTATCAGGTGAGCAGCTTCTTCGCCCCGTCGTCACGGTTTGGGACGCCGGAGGAGCTGAAATCGCTGATCGACGCCGCGCACGGCCGCGGCCTGTGCGTGTTTCTGGATCTGGTGCACAGCCACTCGGTCAAGAACGTGTTCGACGGATTGAACCGCTTTGACGGGACGGATTTTCACTATTTTCACGCCGGCGCGCGCGGGCAGCACCCGGTCTGGGATTCGCTGCTGTTTGACTACGGAAAGTGGGAGGTGCTGCGGTTTTTGCTGAGCAATGTGCGTTACTGGCTGGAGGAGTTTCGCTTCGACGGATTTCGATTCGACGGCGTGACCAGCATGCTGTACACGCACCACGGATTTCAGCGCGTCTTTTCGTCGTACGAGGACTACTTCGGCGACGCCGTGGATGACGACGCGCTGGTCTACCTGCAACTTGCGAACCGGCTTGCGCATGAGGTCAACCCCGCGGCGATCACCGTCGCCGAGGACGTCTCGGGAATGGTGGGGCTGGCGCGGCCCCTGGATGAGGGCGGGCTGGGCTTTGATTATCGCCTGGCAATGGGCCTTCCGGACTACTGGGTCAAGCTGCTGGAGCGCCGCGATGAGGACTGGCAAATGGGGGAGATGTACGGGGCGTTGACGAACCGACGGCGGGGCGAGAAACACGTGGCCTACGCCGAATCGCACGATCAGTCGCTGGTGGGAGACAAGGCGCTGGCGTTCCGGCTGATGGACGCGGCGATGTACTGGCACATGCAGAAAGGCAGCCAGGAGCTGGTGATCGAGCGCGGCGTGGCGCTGCACAAGCTGATCCGTCTGGCGACGTTCGCACTGGGCGGCGAGGGCTACCTGAACTTCATGGGCAACGAATTCGGCCACCCGGAGTGGATCGACTTTCCGCGCGAGGGGAACGGATGGTCATTCAAGCACGCGCGGCGGCAATGGTCGCTGCGCGATGATCCGGGGCTGCGGTATCGCGACCTGGCCGAATTTGACAAGGCGATGCTCGCGCTGGAGCAGAAGTTCGGGATTCTCGCGGACGACCGGATGGAGCTGCTTTTCGCACACGAAGAGCACAAGCTGCTCGTCGTGCGGCGCGGCGCGGTGGTGTTCGCGCTGAACTTCCACCCGACGCGTTCGGCGGCCGATTTTCGGATCGGCGTGCCGGAGGCGACGAATTATCGCGTCGTGTTGAACACAGATGATCTGTGGTTTGGGGGGCATGAAATCGTCCGCGGTGGACAGATCTATCCGCTCAGCAGCGGAGGGGATGCGGGCGCGGCAAGCGTGCAGATCTATCTTCCGGCGCGGACCGGGCAGGTCTTGGCGCCGCTTCGCGCGCGGGCGGAATGATCCCAACGCCGTGCTTACGAACGCGCGACGCTATCTTGCGGCCAGCAGCGCGACAAACGCGTTAATGTCCAGAACATTCACCGCGCGGTCTCCATTCAAATCCGCCAGTTCCCGATCGCACAGCGGATATTGCACGGCGTACCCCGCGGGATCGGACAGCGCCGTTACGAACGGGGCTGCATCCATCAGGTCGACCGAGAAGTCGCAGTTCAGATCGCCGCGGGCCGGGCCGTATTCCCAGGTATCGGCTCTCGATGCGCCGAGGGCATCCTCCCCGCCGAACAAGATCACCCGCCGGCGATGTGAATCGAAGGTCATGGCGTGCTCGTATCGGCCCGATGGCCCGTTCGCTGGGCTGCGCGTCCAGGCCCCGACGCCTTTTTCCCAGGTTTCGCTGCTCCAGGCGCCGTCGTACCCCCCAAAGAGCACGAGCCGCTGCCGCACCGAATCATAGACCATGGCGGGTTCGACGCGCGGGCTCGGGCCGGCCGAGGATCGCCGGAACCAGCTCGCCCCGTCCCACTCCCACGTCTCATGATCGAAGTAGCCATCCCAGCCGCCGAAGAGCACGACGCGCTGTGAGACGCTGCTGTACGCCATGCAGTGCTGCCAGCGCGGATCGGGGCCGCTGGTGGCGCGCACTTCCCAGGACGCGCCATCCCACTCCCATGTGTCGCCGAGCAGCGCTCCGGCCGCCAGGCCGCCGAAGAGCACCGTGCGGCCGCGAGCGGCGTCGTAGGCCAACGCCGGGTTGGTGCGGGCGCCCGGTCCGGTGTTCGCGGCCAGCATCCAGGATTCACCGTCCCACTCCCACGTCTCGGCGCCACCGGCTCCGCTGCCGCCAAACAGGACTGTCCGGCCGCGAGCTGAATCGTAGGTCATGGCGTGGGATACCCGAGTTCCCGGGCCGGCG contains:
- the glgB_1 gene encoding 1,4-alpha-glucan branching enzyme GlgB; amino-acid sequence: MKALGQSPPRMVPAASPESAAAALTLDPVCGAFRDMSKSVQGKVESDGTGLIALDPWLEPYADALRRRYARFTAKVAEILRHDGSLAHFARGHEHFGFNRGVRDGCPGVWYREWAPAASGLALIGDFNGWDRRGSPLSRDEFGVWSVFLPDDEYAARLVHESRVKVHVESAAGPMDRIPAYIRRVAYDSTGAHFAGQYWQPPRPYEWRCAAPPPMSAPRIYEAHVGMALEEQRVGSYREFEQHILPRIADAGYNAVQLMAIQEHPYYASFGYQVSSFFAPSSRFGTPEELKSLIDAAHGRGLCVFLDLVHSHSVKNVFDGLNRFDGTDFHYFHAGARGQHPVWDSLLFDYGKWEVLRFLLSNVRYWLEEFRFDGFRFDGVTSMLYTHHGFQRVFSSYEDYFGDAVDDDALVYLQLANRLAHEVNPAAITVAEDVSGMVGLARPLDEGGLGFDYRLAMGLPDYWVKLLERRDEDWQMGEMYGALTNRRRGEKHVAYAESHDQSLVGDKALAFRLMDAAMYWHMQKGSQELVIERGVALHKLIRLATFALGGEGYLNFMGNEFGHPEWIDFPREGNGWSFKHARRQWSLRDDPGLRYRDLAEFDKAMLALEQKFGILADDRMELLFAHEEHKLLVVRRGAVVFALNFHPTRSAADFRIGVPEATNYRVVLNTDDLWFGGHEIVRGGQIYPLSSGGDAGAASVQIYLPARTGQVLAPLRARAE
- the rfaQ gene encoding Lipopolysaccharide core heptosyltransferase RfaQ translates to MLTLHVALQIGDVRRLGRITVASRADPGDLSDCNPAIFRTSLETAGTHWLHSDDTRPPPPRLAELVAGRNVLSALSGPDSPVHARLASLSPASLFSFDPPPRRDWNGHITDQWRNDLERQGLLIGKCAYRRTQLLIHPSARLQQNGALVLAATCQSELAATIDTTPVILIHPGSGGVTKCWPLENFIAVGRALRAAGRTPVFVLGPAEMERWPAATHDALSSEFATLVEPAPNVLAAVLSAAAALLGNDSGPSHLAALLGTRTLTLFGPTAAEKWRPLGTHAIALRGEPQNHEDWGIDPENVATSLANR